The genomic window TCGGCCCCGAGGCCGAGGATGAGCAGCACAACTTCGGGATGCTGAACTTCCCGCCCGATCATCCGGCGATGGACATGCACGACACGCTCTACCTCGATCCCGAGGGCGCGCCGCGCCCGGTGGGCGAGCGGATGCTGTTGCGCACCCACACCTCGCCGGTGCAGATCCGCGTGATGCAGGATGGCCCGCCGCCGTATCGCGTCGTGATCCCCGGCATCGTCTACCGCAACGACCCGTTCGATCCGTCGCACGCCCCGGCCTTCTCGCAGATCGAAGGCCTCGCCGTCGACGAGGGCATCACCTTCGTCGATCTCAAGGCGACGCTGACGCACTTCGCGCAGCGCTTCCTCGGGCCCGACACGCGCGTCCGCTTCCGGCCGTCGTTCTTCCCGTTCACGGAACCGTCGGCCGAGATGGATGTCGGCTGCCGCCTCTGTGATGGCGCCGGCTGCGCCGCGTGCAAGGGGACCGGTTGGATGGAGATCCTCGGCTGCGGCATGGTGCACGAGAACGTCCTGCGCGGCGTTGGCCTCGACCCCGAGCGCTGGACCGGCTTCGCCTTCGGCATGGGCCCGCAGCGCATTGCCATGCAGCGCTACGGCCTGCCCGACATCCGCCTGCTCTACGGCGGCGACATGCGCGTGCTCTCGCAGTTCGGGGGGATCGGCCGATGAAGATCTCGCGCCGCTGGCTGGAGGCCTTCCTCCGCCAGCCTCTCGACGCCAAGGACATTGCCGCCCGCCTCGGCATGCTCGGCGCGCCGGTCGACGCGATCGAACCGATCGGTGCCGACCTCACGCCGTTCGTCGTGGCACTCGTCACCGACGTGCGCCCGCACCCGAACGCCGACAAGCTCCGCGTCACGACGGTCGATGATGGCAGTGGGACGATCTTCCAGGTGGTTTGCGGCGCCCCGAATGTGACGGCCGGAAAGAAGTACCCGTTCGCACGCCTCGGCACCGTGATGCCTGGTGGCATGCTGATCGAGAAGCGGAAGCTGCGCGGCGAGGCCTCCGAGGGGATGCTCTGCTCGGCGCGCGAGCTCGGCCTCGGCCAGGATCACGACGGCCTCATGACGCTCGACACGGACGCGGCCCCGGGGACGCGGTTGCTCGAGATCCTGCACGACAGCGGCGACGATCGCCTCGACGTCGACGTGACGCCGAACCGCCCCGACCTGCTCGGCCACAAGGGCGTCGCGCGCGAACTCGCCGCGTCGTACGGCGTGCCCTATCGGTTGCCCGAAGTGCCCGGCGAGGTGGAGCTCGACTTGCCGGTGCCGGGCCGCTATACCGACCAGGTGCAGGTCGGCGGCGTGAAGCTCGCGATCGCCGACCATGGCTGTGGTCGCTTCTTCGCCGCCGTGATTCGGGGCGTGAAGGTTGGCCCCTCGCCGGCGTGGCTGCAGCAGCGGCTCGAAGGCGCGGGCGTCCGCTCCATCAACAACGTCGTCGACGTCACCAACTATGTCATGCTCGAGCTCAACCAGCCGATGCATGCCTATGACGCCGCGACGCTGCGCGGTCCGGCGTTGATCGTGCGCGGAGCGCGTGAGGGGGAGTCGCTGGTCACCCTCGATGGCGTCACCCGCACGGTGGCAGCAGGCTCGCTGATGATCGCCGATGCGGAGCGGGCGATCGGCATCGCCGGCGTGATGGGTGGCCACGACACCGAAGTCACCGATGCCACCACCGACATCTTCCTCGAGTGCGCCTGGTTCGATCCGTCCCGCGTGCGGGCGGCGCGGCGTGCCGCCAACCTCTCGACCGATGCCTCGCAGCGCTTCGAGCGCGGCACCGATCGCTGGGGCGCGGTCGATGCGTTCCGCCGTGCCATTCGGATGTTGGTGACGGTCGCGGGCGGCACGCTCGATGGCCCCACGGTTGATGTCTTCCCGGTGCCGTCGCATCCGCCGCGGATCTTCCTCCGTCCGGCGCGCGTGGCGCAGGTACTCGGGGTTGAGCTGGCGTGGGGCACGATCGAGAAGCAGCTGGTGAAGATGGGCGCCACCGTCGTGGCGAAGCCCGAGGATGGCCGGATGGCGGTCGACGTCCCTGGCTGGCGTCCCGACGTGACGACCGAGATCGACCTGATCGAGGAAGTGGCGCGCCTCTATGGCTACGACCAGCTGCCGACCGACCTGCGTGGCTTCCGCCCCGGCACCCGCCAGGACGATGCGGCCTGGGGAACGGCCGCCCGCATCCGTCGCGGACTCGCGGCGAGCGGCTTCTCCGAGGTCATGACACTGCCCATGGTGGCGGCTGGTGGCGCGGACGCCGTCCGCCTCCTCAACCCGCTCTCGGCGGAGCAGGGGATGCTCCGCGACGCCCTCCTTCCGGCGCTGGTCCAGCAGGTCGAGGCCAACTGGGCCCTCCAGACTGGCGACGTTCGCCTCTTCGAGGTCGGGACCGTCTTCGCGAAGGGGCCGGCCGGTGACCGGCCAGCCGAGGCGATGCACGCGGCGTTCGTCCTGACCGGGGCACGGCACCCGATGCACTGGACCGACGGGGGGAAGGCGCCCCAGTGGGACCGGTGGGATGCCAGAGCCCGGTTCGAACAATTGGTGGCTCTGGCGCATCCGGCGGCTGGGGTCCAAGTTGAAGAGGGGCGGTGGGTTGCCCGGGGTCCGGACGGTGCGGTGGTCGGGCACTGCGGACCGCTCGTTGCCGATGCGCCGCCGTGGGCCGCGCCGCTCTTCGGCGGGGAGATCACGGTGACGCAGGCGGTGGCCGCGGCGCTCCCCTTCATCCCGGTCCCGGCCTTCCCGGCGGCCACCCGCGATTTGGCACTGCTCGTTCCCGATGCCTGCGCCGTCGAGGCGGTGACCACCCTCCTGCTGCAGCGCGGGCAACGCCATGCGCTCGCGTCGGTGGCAGTCGTGGACGAGTACCGAGGCAAGAATCTTCCGGACGGTC from Gemmatimonadota bacterium includes these protein-coding regions:
- the pheS gene encoding phenylalanine--tRNA ligase subunit alpha, with protein sequence MPTRLRSWPKWRRRTRRPEPPCHALRPRGRPSLHGRPRCRFPPPSSSGVVVSESPDHPSLAPLRARLAAIPTLAADALEAEATALLGRKAGEVTALLKGLAALPLEEKRAVGGALNRLKVELEAAVEARRTELAAATASLASRDVDLTMPGRAQWPGTLHPVTVVVDEIVEIFRGLGFAVALGPEAEDEQHNFGMLNFPPDHPAMDMHDTLYLDPEGAPRPVGERMLLRTHTSPVQIRVMQDGPPPYRVVIPGIVYRNDPFDPSHAPAFSQIEGLAVDEGITFVDLKATLTHFAQRFLGPDTRVRFRPSFFPFTEPSAEMDVGCRLCDGAGCAACKGTGWMEILGCGMVHENVLRGVGLDPERWTGFAFGMGPQRIAMQRYGLPDIRLLYGGDMRVLSQFGGIGR
- a CDS encoding phenylalanine--tRNA ligase subunit beta, which translates into the protein MKISRRWLEAFLRQPLDAKDIAARLGMLGAPVDAIEPIGADLTPFVVALVTDVRPHPNADKLRVTTVDDGSGTIFQVVCGAPNVTAGKKYPFARLGTVMPGGMLIEKRKLRGEASEGMLCSARELGLGQDHDGLMTLDTDAAPGTRLLEILHDSGDDRLDVDVTPNRPDLLGHKGVARELAASYGVPYRLPEVPGEVELDLPVPGRYTDQVQVGGVKLAIADHGCGRFFAAVIRGVKVGPSPAWLQQRLEGAGVRSINNVVDVTNYVMLELNQPMHAYDAATLRGPALIVRGAREGESLVTLDGVTRTVAAGSLMIADAERAIGIAGVMGGHDTEVTDATTDIFLECAWFDPSRVRAARRAANLSTDASQRFERGTDRWGAVDAFRRAIRMLVTVAGGTLDGPTVDVFPVPSHPPRIFLRPARVAQVLGVELAWGTIEKQLVKMGATVVAKPEDGRMAVDVPGWRPDVTTEIDLIEEVARLYGYDQLPTDLRGFRPGTRQDDAAWGTAARIRRGLAASGFSEVMTLPMVAAGGADAVRLLNPLSAEQGMLRDALLPALVQQVEANWALQTGDVRLFEVGTVFAKGPAGDRPAEAMHAAFVLTGARHPMHWTDGGKAPQWDRWDARARFEQLVALAHPAAGVQVEEGRWVARGPDGAVVGHCGPLVADAPPWAAPLFGGEITVTQAVAAALPFIPVPAFPAATRDLALLVPDACAVEAVTTLLLQRGQRHALASVAVVDEYRGKNLPDGRRSVAVRLVFRAADRTLTDADVEQAMGRLRTSLERELDVTVRTS